The Amaranthus tricolor cultivar Red isolate AtriRed21 chromosome 2, ASM2621246v1, whole genome shotgun sequence genome contains the following window.
taataatattattccgGATGGGTCAAATGGCTCATAAAAGGATGCATGTTTGGAATTACAGGGAGTGGCGGATACAATAGCGTGTGAGTGCCAAAAGAATCCAATTGCTCACATCCTGGCTCTCGTTGGATTACTCCTTCACCTTTGAAAAGCATTGGTGAAGCACGTGAGACATGGAACAATGGAAAGTTGTTGGGGTGTCATTCGGAGATGAGGAAGCAATCATCACTGAGCTGAGGAAATCTAAGAGGCTACCCCTCATGTAGGAGAGTGAAAAGATTATGGGGTTGTAAGTTTCTCTCTTGGTGttattatgttaattttatcgatgaattttttattttggaatatTAGAGGTTTATGGAAGGGGGAAAATGCATCAATATtaggaatttaattaataaaggaagATCTCTTTTATAGGTCTTGTGGAAATGAAACATAGAAactctattaaaaaaaaagagtgaaAAGATTATGGGGTTGTGATGAATATGATTGGTGTGAGTCCTTAGCCTCGGAGACACATAGCGGAGGTATTTTTGTAGTCTGGGATCCATCAAAATTCAATGTATCTCAAAAGCACATTAGGGATAGATGGACTATGTTGGAAGGATGTATAAATAGTGTTAGTTTCATGTGCAGTGTGGGAGTTATTTATAGCCCAAGTGATATATTGGGGAGAAGCCTTATGTATGAATTTTTGAAATCCCTTATTCAATCGATAAATAAATCATTACTGTTGCTTAGTGATTTCAGTGAAATTTTGCATCCGAGTGAAAGAATTGGTCAGTTCAGATACGATCTGGGCGTGAAAGAGTTCTTGGAGTGGATTCATGATTTATATTTGATCGACATTCCTCTACATGGAATCAAATTTAATAGGGAGAAATGAGTCTCAAAGAAGATTAGATAGTGGATTATGTAATAATGACTCGCTTCTTAAATTTCCTTATATGAGACTGGAGGGTTTACAAAATGTTTCTCGGACCATAACCcctttgtattattattggataaACCCTTGAATTATGGCCCAAAGCTCTTTAGATGCTTTGATGCTTGGTTTCTGAACCTGGAATTCGAAAAATTCCTTTGCAAGGAATGGAAAGATCTTCCTGACCTTTATTCAAGCACTAAGTTGAAAGCATTAAAAGGTCTCGTGAAGAGTTGGAGCAAGGAAAACTTTGGACTCATGGATTATAAAATTAGTAACCTTGAGAATGTAATTCATGATTTACAGAAAATTGGGGAGGAAAGAAGTCTAGATGTTTTGGAGATGGCTAGATTGTGTGCTGCACAAAATCATTTGCAATCTTGGCTTTTGAGAAGGGAAAGAATTTGGAGACAGAAAGCTCACACTTATGGGTTTAGTATGAAAGATCATAATACTAAATTCTTCCATACTTCTACTGTGTTtaaaacaaagaagaatgaaattGTTCAGCTTAAAATCGATGGGAGAACAGTCCATGGTGTTTCAAACCTCAAAAATGAGATATGGTGCTATTTTGTTGAAAGATTTACACAAGATCATATTCTTGCTTTGGATTTTGATATGGGAAATCATCCTAAAATTACTGATGATCAGGTTAGATTTTTGGAATCTAGACCATCCTTGAATGAAGTAAAGAATGCAGTCTAGGCTTGTGGTACTGATAAAGCTCCGGGTTTTGATGGTTCAACTTCAAATTTATTAGAGAAATGTGGGAAGTGATTAAGGATGAGatgtataaatttttcttgGAATTTCTCGATTTCAGTAGTTCGGCCAGGGCAATTAACGTCACCTGGGTGGCTCTAATTCCCAAAAGTGTAGATTCTTGCTCTATTGAGGATTACAGACCAATTAGTATGGTGGGTggcttatataaaaaaatttcaaagctCCTATCCCTAAGGCTCTAGCAGGTGATTGCCCCTCTCATTGATGAATCATAGAGCGCCTTTTTGATGGATAGGCAAACCTTGGATGGTGTTCTTGTTGCAAATGAAGCTATAAAATTGTTAAAGAAAAAAGGAATTCCTGGTGTACTTCTAAAGCCTGATTTTCAGAAGGCTTATGTTCAGTAAACTGGTCTTTCTTGAAATTTGTTATGGTAAAGATGGGCTTTGGTTGGAAATGGATCAGTACGATTATGAGATGTGTCTATTCGGTTTCCATGTCTATATTGCTCAATGGTTCTCCGCTAAAACCATTCAAGTGGGAAAAGGGATTAAGACAAGGTGATCCACTATCACCTTACTTGTTTATCTTAATTAGTGAAGCCCTTGTTTGCCTTTTGAAAAAGGTTGAAGATTTGAACCTGATTGAAGTTGTCCAAATTGGTAAAGATGAGGTTCAGTTCGCGGATGACACCTTGATTTTTGTTCCAAAACGCACAACTATTGTCACGAACAATTTTCGAATTCTGGATGTTTTTGCTTTAATGTCTGGTTTGAGGTTAAATTATAGTAAATCAAAGATCATTTCTTGGAGTTTCGATGACCAGGTGTGGGCTAGCAGACTTGCTTGGGAAAATGGGTGACGTCATGCAAATTGTCCAGTAACCTATCTTGGGTTACCTCTTGGTGAAAATATGAATAAATGCTCTACTTGGAAGCCTGTGCTAACAAAGATCCAGAATAAGCTATCTTTCGGGAAAATAAAGATCCTCTTAAGAGCGGGTAGATTAACTTTGATAAAGAGTGTACTCAATAGCCTACCTATCAACTATATGAGCATGTTCAAGATGCCAAAAGCCATTGCACAAAAAACCGTGAAAATGCAAAGAAGATTTTTCTGGGGTGACGCTGTGGGTGAAAGAACAACAATACCGGCTATCAAATGGTCCAAAATTGAGCTCCCAAAAAACCTGGGTGGTTTGGGTGTGGCAAATTTTATGCACAAGAACCTGTTGCTGTTATTCAAATGGTGGTGGAGATTCCCAGAGGTTGATTGCACTTTATGAAAACGGATCAAAGGTCTAAAGGCATCTTCGAAAACTTTTGGAGCAGTCAAAGTGGGCCTTTGGGCTCAATTGTTGAGTAATGACACTGATACTTTCAAATTCAGAATAATTATCGAAGATGGTATGTTATTCAGTGTGGGAAATGAGAAGTCTATTTTTTTTGGCATAATAGATGGTGTGACTCAGATCCGTTAAAATTTGCATTCCCCGGACTTTTTGCTATTTCATTACAATGTGATGCTTTTATTAATCAGATGGGCTTTTGGCAAGATGGAGTTTGGGTATGGAACATAAGATGGAGAAGACGAATTTATGATTGGGAAAAGGAGTATCTTGAAAGATTACATTTACTTATTGAACAGATAATACCACAGAGGGATAATAAAAATGGTGTAAAGAGATGATCGAATTCTTGTATCTTCCCCAATAAGGAAATTGTTGATAAGTTTCATTAGTCATCTGTACCTATCCTCCCCAAACCAATCATCAATTCCTTAAAGAAAATCAGGGTTCCCCCAAGAGCTCAACTAATTCTCTAGCTTGCTAAtttggagaaattaaaaatgGGTGATTCCTTGGTGGAAAAAGATCTAATTGATGCCCGTCAAGCTATGTATCCCTTATGTAGATTAGAGATGGAAACAAATTCCCATATCTTAATTACATGTCAATTCTCTTGGAGTATTTGGATGAAAATCTTAGAGTGGTGTGGGATTTCGGGTGTCCTCTAAAATCATTGTGTTTCTTTTACCCTTGAATGGAGGGATCTGATGCTGAATAGAAAGCGAAGCAAACTATGGAACATAATCCTGGCCTGTGTCATCTGGTCACTCTGGTATGAGAGAAATAAAGTTAAGTTCGAGAATAGAGTTCCTGACCCCATAATTTGTTCGAGACTCTTAAGATTCGTGTGGGTACTTGGGAAAAGGAAATGCTTGGATTTGAAGTCTTCCCATCCCATGCTTTTTCACATAATATTGATGCTATACTGAGGTAATCAGGatcttattattgtttatagCGATTGGACATGCTATGGAGGGATGTGGCGAATTACTGTGTATGTTTTAtcgttttttggttttttatatGTTCTATCTCATGCTTGGTGTTGGGATCAAAAAGTTTGACCGGTGCGTAAGGTAGTACATTTTAAGACCTTCTGTGTAAGGTGATAGATCGTATTGCGTTTTGGTGTTTTGCAAAGTCCGCTCCTATACTCTGTTTTGAATAGCCTTTCTCTTGGTCCTCTCTTCAAATGGCTTTTTCCCCTTGCGAGGTTTTTTATATCGATGGGTTTGAGGCTCCCATGTTACAATGTTGTTTTTATCCTTATCTATTATATTCCtaattttcaatatatatatatatatacatatatatatatataaatatatatatatatatatatataaatatatatatatatatatatatatatatatatatatatatatatatatatatacatatatataaatatatatatatatatatatatatatatatatatatatatatatatatatatatatatatacatatatatatatacatatatatatatatatatatatatatatatatatatatatatatatatatatatatatacatatatatatatatatatatacatatatatatatatatatatatatatatatatatatatatatatatatatatatatatatatatatatatatatatatatatatatatatatatatatattagatttattacatgtattgtTGTTTCTATTAAATTTGATGAGTCTAATGATGATTGAAATTGTATAAATAGGATGTTGAGATTAGGGATTTTTTGAGGAATATTTGTAAAGATTAAATGTTggataatttaacatttttggACGAAATACTAGATTCTTGTGGACTTGTGGTTAATAGGTTAGAGTAAGtatttttgtgttaattaaatttatattgaacAAAGTGATGATTCGTATTTACTTAGGATATAGAGATTTTGAGTATTGTGAAGAAGGAATTGTAATGATAAAATCTGGATGTAGTAAACTTAATTTTGAAAGAAGGAATGATTATCAATTGGTTATTGAATACTTCTCTTGAATGTTTGATTAGGTTATGTACTCTTATATATTAATTAGGAAACTTAATTTGAATGGGTGTTATTATGACATTGTAAATTAAGGGTGTAATGTTATTATGGACTACCTAGGGATATTTGGAGGaatgttaaaatatttaatgtTTGGTCGTTAATAAAGTTTCTTAGAATTGTTAAAATTATAGGTGGAGATgtaataaattgtatatattaataGCATACTAGTATTAAACACTCTTTAGTGATGTTGTGACCTTGTTTTTCTCCAGGAGACAATATCATCAAAGAACCCTTTTAGTTGATGGTTGTGCACCGACTCCTTGAAGCGACGTTGTCGGTAactgttttgaagttgttaattgttgagacaaattttTTGTGACTTATTATGATGATATTTTTATATGGGTCAATGGATCGTGCTTACAAGCTGGTCGTTGATTTAGTAGTGGGACATCGTGTCCTAGTCCCTGTTTTTGAGGCGAGTTGttattcagatattgactagcttcaccctaGAGTCTCTCAAAGTAGGCATAAGGGTTACCTTTAGAAAAGGGGGATATATAACctagaaaaaaaaggaaatgaaagCCCTAGAAGAACCCTCGAAAGTTGGCTTGTGAAGAAAACAAAACGTGCAGTCTGGGAACCATTCGCTCGAATGCCATGTAGATTCACCCGAATACGCATGTATTTAGCTGAATGGAGCACCATTTGGGGTTTCTAGTGTGTTAAACATCAAACTTGGTCTTCAGCTTTTCATTTGGCCAAAACAGTAGCATTTCCAATCTTTGATGAGCAACACTACTTCCATTCGATCGAATAGAGTCTACATTCGCCCGAGCCAGCTCTCATTCGTCCGAATGGACTGGGATTTGGCTGTCTCAACATTTGATCCTTGCTTTGTCAATCCTGTATTGTATCTAGTGGCTTCCAAACTTTGCGAAGCTTATGGAAATGATTTGGAATGCGTATTAAAGCTCTGATACGCATGTCTAATCATCGATGATAGTGTGTAAGCCTCAAACTCACGCCAATTGACGTCAAAAATCTCATAAGACTCTTGAAATGACCTTAAAACACCTCggtgacaagaacaaggtaTGATCATGCGTAATGTGTTTTAAATCAATGTAAAACCATGAGATTCGACATTATAATGGAGTTGTAAACGTGCTCTAAAACGAGAACATCAACTTCCCCAAAGCCAAGCCTTTGCTAGTCCCTACCAACTGAACTAGCAGAGTAACATGAAAGCACATGGCAAAACAAGAAAAAAGCAGCTAGAAGAAAACAAGGTGAGCGAAATACAAAACAATGCAGGCTGTGTAGTAGCAAACTCTTCCCTAGCCATGGGCGTGGAAGTAAAATGGGCTCAAAGAGCGAAATACCAAGAAGAACAACACTTTTCAAAGACTTGGTATCACAAGGCAAGCTACAACACAGGTCATGCCACCCACTACCTAAAGAGGTCACAAGTTTACGCTCCCTAGATTATTTCTCAAGAGATGTGAGAAATATCTAATGACTCATGTGTTAGATTTTGGTACGTGTTATGCTTATAATCATCCGACTTAAGATGGTCGGAAATCAAACACCCAATAGGGAGAAGTCTTGGGAATTGAATCAAATCTATCTACTCTCTAGCGCAGAACACACTAATCAAATCAAGTCGAACAGGTTGGTGAAGGGTTGTAATGTAGGCTTGGGTTAAGGTGGGATACATTTGGGTATGTAGCGCTAAAGTGGAAGATAGAAAGTGATCAATAAAACCAACAAACATCACatctaacaataatactaaccCAAAAACCTCAAATGAAGCACAAATGAACTCTATTATAAAACATTAGCAAAAATTATTTCATGATCACAATTTCTCTATATTGTGTTTTTCATGCTCATCTCCCTTTGACTGATTTCATCACTCAATGATTATATACAAGAGTTTCTTTGTACAATAAGAGGAAGATATCCTCACTCAATGaacatgtacatatataataATCCTTTTGTAAAGCACAAGAGGAAAAAGGAGAAATAATCTAAGCAATATATGAATATGTAGAATCATGTTAACAACCACTATGCTAATCAAAAGCATACACCATAACGCAACCCAAAcatacaccaccatcatcacttAGCTATCATCTAAGTCAAGAGAGGGAACATTTCGCTCATGTGGAGTTAAGTATTGTGGCTACAAAAGAAAAGGCAAAGGCAAAAACTTGGCTTTACCTAAAGTCAATCAATGTTCATGGTAGGCAATTTAGTTATGTAGCTTATAACTAACAAACATGTTATCATCCTTGGCCCTTATAAAAGTAGACTATACTGCAGGAGAACATACACAATACTTGGACTCCCTAACTAGTACTCAATGGCAAAGGACTCACAATGGAGTTCAAGAAGGCTCATTCCTAACTGACTAGTCGAAATATGCCTCAATAGATAGTCATCCAAGCCACCAACCAAGCAAGCCCAGGTCCACCAAGTCACGTGGAAAATAGTCTACCACTCGGTCCCAAAATAGGCACAGGGTTAGGAAAACATGAGTATGCATAAGACCACAAGAATGTACACACCAGAAGCTTGCATGCCAGTTTCATAGCTCAAAACATTTCATTGAAGACAAAAGCTAAATATgcaaaaactataacaaaaaccAAAACACTAGCAACAATAATGTTGATCTTTTAAAGCTTTGAGAGCGCAGTAACCTTCCCCCAAGCCATCTAAAGGAGATGTTCATAAAAAGAAGAGAAAGCACATGAAAGATACAGAATGATGGGCATCTCTCTTGTTCTTTGTTTACTTTCTTTGATTCAAacaattctttttctttttactattttgatttatttggtTTTACTACTTAGTAGTGAGTAGTGAGTATTTTTTATAAGAGCTTTAGAGTGTTGCCAGATTAATGCTAAATAATTGTCCAAAAGCAGCCAAACCAAACAGAGAATAgggaagagaagagaaaaaaacCTCATTTCATTTTGACCAAACTATACTTTTTTTATGCCATGGATCCCAATGACATTATGGCTCATTTGCCCTTGGTAGTGGaccaaattttaattattcaaaatcttttaaattGATAATATAATAAGTGAACTCACTAATATGATGATTGAGCATGTCACCTACATCATGTGCTCTTGCAAGTGGTTGCATTTGAAATTTCTACTATCTTTATTCTTTATCCAAccttatgtatgtatatacttGGTCTTAATTAGGGCTGAACAAATCTTGGTCTAAATCGTAAACCAAACCGaaattttagtatttggtctggtTTACGGTTtaaatggtctggtctggttttttCCAAATTTTGTATTAATGCAATCAACACCATAAACCTTAATTAATCCATACAAACTTTATTGAAAGTTCACATATAAAAGTACATCACAATTGATAATACTACAGGAAGAAGCCTTTAAGAAGACATGAAAATTTTCCTGTGAGAACTTCATAAGACCTTTTCCATGCATATATAAGCTACTTCTAAACAAGTAATTAATTCCATACATTCACTTAATTAAGAGCACTTTTATTAGACAAACAATACACAACAGTACACCATGCATATAGATGATAAATCTCCCTCTTTCTTCTCttagttttatttaattataattaattataaggaGATTatctcaattaattaattaattactggTAGATGCCAATAAGAAGCCAAAAAACAGGATAACAAAGACCAACAACCATCTTGATAGAATATAGTGCATGGTCCTCCTGCTACTACACATTGTAGATTATTATTATCtgttgttgtttcttttgatGATATTTCTGTTGATTTTCCAAACATgatttccttcttcttcttcttcttcttcttcttcttcttcttcttcttcttctccttcttcttcttcttcttattattattattcttattattattattattattattattattattattattattattattattattattattattattattattattattattattattattgttttcataaattaaatctATAGCCTTTTCAACTACTACTAATTCTTGTTTTGCAGCAACAACTGATTTATTTATCAGTTGTGCTTCCATTTGTTGATTTTGTGACTTATTATGTACTTATGCTATGATTTATATAGTTACGGCGCATCTTCAACAATCGCCTAAggactttatttttttcttggttTGCTATGAAGCGAAgaaaaattagaataataatgatgctgattttgattAGGATAATCCTCATTTTTAGAAGAAGACTAAGAATTAGGATGTCTAAGCAACCTAGTATGCATAATCCTATCCATAGATTAGCACATTTAGATGGAATGATAGTGGAGAGTGATATTGCTTGCATTGAGCAACTTAGGATGGATCGTCGCATGTTTAATATCTTCATTTCATTGGTTCGTGAAGTTGGAGAGTTAAGGGATACTAAGGACATGATAGTGGAAGAaatttttgctatatttttgcATCTACTTGCATTTGAGGAAAAGAATAGGGaaataaaatatgattttcaacGGTCAGGAGAAAATATAAGCAAACATTTTAATAATGTGCTAAAAGCTGTGTTAAAACTTTTGAGTTTGCTCCTTAAGAAACCTGAACCGATTCCCGAGAATAGCACAGATGAAAGATGTAAATGGTTCAAGGTAAACCTtgtactttttttattaatagataaaaaacacatattgattttTAACTTTTGTTAATCACACCCCTTTTTATAGAATTGTATAGGTGTTATTGATGGGACTTTGATTGATGTAAATGGGATTGAGATAGATAAATCACGTCATAGGTCAAGAAAAAAATACCATCTCAACAAATGTTTTAGGAGCTTGTGCACCGAATATGCaatttatatatgtttttgCGGGTTGGGAAGGTTCAGCTGCCAATGGAAGAGTACTTCGAAGTGCTTTAAATAGAAATAATGGGTTAAAAGTGGCTAGAAGTCAGATTCGATTTCTTATGTGTAAAGATTTTTTAAGGGAGCAACAATGACCAATAATCTAGCTTAACTCATTGCTTTTTCAGTGTTTCACCTAGGTTATTATTATCTACGGGATGGCGGATCAAAACATTGTGATGGATTTCTTATACCTTATAGAAGAACAATTTATCATGAATGGAAAAGGGGGTTGAAGCAACCACTCTCTAAGGAAGACTGTTCAATATGAGGTATGCTTCAGCTAGAAATGTGATTGAACGAGCTTTTGGTTTGTTGAAAGTACGGTGCGAAGTTCTTGCCAAAGGCACCAAGTACCCTCTCAGCACTCAAATAGATATAATATTGGCTTGTGTATATATTCATAACCTTATTTGCCAACAAATGAGTGTTGATCTAATGGAAGCTATTTTAGATGCATATATGGAAGAGGAAGGAGAGAATgatgaaattgaagatgatGGAGACTACATTCGAATTGTGACGCATCTGAAGAATGGACTAACTTGAGAAACACATTAGCTCAAGATATGTATGATGCATTCTTGGCCAGAAGACATAGTAATGGATAGTTTCTTATTTTAGTTGGTTTTTCAATATTTAATCTTTTAGGACTAGCTTTTATGTTGAACTACAAACATAAgttgttttttgattgattagtTATAAAATATTCTTGTCTTACAAAGATACTTTGGTATTATTTGCCACCATTGTATGACAAGTATATATAACTAATATAGGTGATGAGATTCGAGGTCGAGGAAAAAATAAGAGAATGTGGACTTCATTGGAGGAGAATACCCTTCTTGACATTATACTTGAGATGCAAAATTCAAATTGGAAGTGAGACTATAGGACAGGTTATTAGACATAtattgaaaagaaaatgaataagCGATTTCCTTATTGTGGATTGAAGGGTGAGCCACATATTGAATccaaaattaagatttttaagagacAAATGGGATATATTCTTGAAATTTAGAAGCAagttagtggttttggttgggATGATGCTACAAAAATGGTAACTAGTGAGATGGAAGTCTTTATGGGATAGGCTCaggtattttcttttatttaatttgttaacaGTAGCTATTAATCACTGTTTTTCCTATTAGTTTTGTTTCTTTCATTTGATTGATATATAATTGTAAGATATGCTCCAGGGAAAAGATGGAGCTGTTGCCCTATTTTGTAAACTGTTTCCTCTTTATGACAAGCTTTGTGAGATTTACACCAAGGATCGTGTCAGTGGAAGTATGGTCAAGGAACCCGGAGACGATAAAGAAGGTGATAAGAATGAGGCTGAAAAAAATGATGATGCTATTAGCTCAACTCTAGCGATTGGGCAATCAAGTGGCCGAAGAGATCGTAAGAGAAGAAgggaaattgaaaatgaagagCTTAGTCTGGCCACTGCATTGACAGCTTTGATTGATGTTGAAAAGGAGTCTACTTCAATCATGATGGATATGAAGAAATCATTTTTACGAGATGTGGAGATAGGTGAGAAGAGAACTAACCTTTTGGAGTATTGAGTAATTTGCAAGAACTAACACCAATAGAAGTTGTCAAAGCTACCACAATTATTGGCTTAGATGACAATAAGGTGGAGATATTCTACAGTGTGCCGGATCAGTCCAAAGTTATGTTCGTCAAATCTTTGCTAAAATGATAGTGTCGatagattttaaaaatattatgatgTAAAATGGTTGAATTTTAGGTTATACTTTCTGTGTTGGTGAAAATGTAGGTATGTTTTAAAAAAGTATGAACTTGGTAGTCACTAGAGGAATGGACTATTTATCGTAATTTTTATGCCTAAACACTAGCTAATTTTCTCAGTTGAAGAGTACTGCTATGGCTACTTAATTGAAACTTGTTTGTAATTGTCAAGTATTTTCAGTGTAAAGAATGcatgaagaaaataattattatttataattgcaAGTCGATGCAAttgtccaaaaaaaataatgaagaaaaaaaggtaatatttgtaattatccacaaaaatattattattataaaaagaatCATTGGATacaataatttagatacaataatgcttttagatacaaatatacaataatgaaattaagagtcattaccaatttttattactaacaaccaaatgcaatcaatggaatattatgttccattaccattctttagttaTGCACACCAAaaaaaagaatcttcattaccaatgctcatatccattccttcattactattcccattacaacatttcattcccattacatCATTAcgatcaaccaaacgggccgttagggGGTTAAATATTCAACCTAGTCGAATGGAGGGGAAATATTTTCCTTCTTGTCCCCATAAATAAGGATGATCATCTTTATTTTCCATCATCTtccttatattattatattttttatccttCTTCTCCCATTTTATGTTCACATCTACTTACCTTTATTTGTATTGTTTGACTTTTGTTTTCcccttaaaaaaattatcatcaatACAACTATGGTAAATGAATTAAATCCACAAGATAACTTAAGTGGCCCTTGTTACGTGGCTGATTACCCATCAAGCACATAATTGGTCACTAAAGTGCTCGATTTACCAATCATACTAATTTTTGTCCCTTACTGGGGAATATTATGTAACACCATCTTGTCATCACAAGTGGTTGTTAATTATTTAGCAAAATTAGGCGATCTATTTATTTTGATCTGTATGAATTGAGTTATTTTTTGTAGTGTAATCACTATACGCTTCATTACAATGACGTTTTTTGTCGCAATGTTCATCCCCATCTTTGACTGGAAAAATCCCTCGCCTACATCGCAAAACTCCTCGCACTGTTGGTGATGACAGCAAATCGTCTCGTGTTGTCTCAAGCTGCTTGGCACCAACTTCTTACCGTCACAATGTCCGTCGTACCTGACAAAACCCAAGACACAACGACTTCTTGT
Protein-coding sequences here:
- the LOC130805636 gene encoding uncharacterized protein LOC130805636 produces the protein MRLEGLQNVSRTITPLCFDAWFLNLEFEKFLCKEWKDLPDLYSSTKLKALKGLVKSWSKENFGLMDYKISNLENVIHDLQKIGEERSLDVLEMARLCAAQNHLQSWLLRRERIWRQKAHTYGFSMKDHNTKFFHTSTVFKTKKNEIVQLKIDGRTVHGVSNLKNEIWCYFVERFTQDHILALDFDMGNHPKITDDQVRFLESRPSLNEVKNAV